Proteins encoded together in one Amblyomma americanum isolate KBUSLIRL-KWMA chromosome 1, ASM5285725v1, whole genome shotgun sequence window:
- the LOC144102377 gene encoding tubulin beta-4 chain-like codes for MREIVYIQTGQCGNQIGAKFWEVISDEHGIDPSGEYYGDSDLQLERINVYYNEAPGGKYVPRSILVDLEPGTMDAVRSGPFGQLFRPDNFVFGQSGAGNNWAKGHYTEGAELVDSVLDVVRKEAKSCDCLQGFQLTHSLGGGTGSGMGTLLISKIREEYPDRIMNTYSVVPSSKVSDTVVEPYNATLSLHQLVENTDETFCIDNEALYDICFRTLKLTTPTYGDLNHLVSATMSGVTTCLRFPGQLNADLRKLAVNMVPFPRLHFFMTGFAPLTSRGCQQYRALTVPELTQQMFDAKNMMAACDPRHGRYLTVAAVFRGRMSMREIDDQMLNIQNKDSSYFVEWIPNNVKTAVCDIPPRGLKMSATFIANSTAIQELFKRISEQFTAMFRRKAFLHWYTGEGMDELEFTEAESNLNELVSEYQQYQEATVEDEGEFEETEAEA; via the exons ATGCGCGAGATAGTCTACATCCAGACAGGCCAATGCGGAAACCAGATTGGAGCGAAG TTTTGGGAGGTCATTTCCGATGAGCACGGCATCGATCCAAGCGGAGAGTACTATGGTGAttcggacctccagttggagcgcatcaatgtctactacaaCGAGGCCCCCG gaggtaaatacgtgcctcggtccatcctggttgacctggagccgggaaccatggacgccgtccgctcgggacCCTTCGGACAACTCTTCCGGCCGGACAACTTCGTGTTCG GTCAGAGTGGTGCtggcaacaactgggccaagggccactacaccgagggtgctgaactggtggactcggtgctcgacgttgTGCGCAAGGAAGCGAAATCCTGCGACTGCttgcagggattccagctgacccactccctgggcggtggtactggatctggcatgggcacactgctcatctcgaagatccgtgaagagtaccccgatcgcatcatgaacacctacagtgtagtgccctcttcaaag gtttcggacactgtcgtcgagccctacaatgctactttgtcactgcatcagcttgtggagaacaccgacgagaccttctgcatcgacaacgaagcactctacgacatctgcttccggacgctgaagctcacgactcccacctacggagaccttaaccacttggtttctgcaacgatgtcgggtgtgaccacatgcctgag atttcctgggcagctgaatgctgatcttcgcaagctggccgttaacatggtgcccttccctcgcctccacttcttcatgactggctttgctccactcacgtcccgcggctgccagcagtaccgggctctgactgtgccggagctgacgcaacagatgttcgatgccaaaaacatgatggctgcttgcgacccccgccacggtcgttacctgacagttgctgctgtcttcagaggccgaatgagcatgcgAGAAATCGAtgaccagatgctcaacatcCAGAACAAGGACTCGAGTTACTTCGTTGAATGGATCCCGAACAAcgtaaagacagctgtctgtgacataccgcctcgaggtctgaagatgtctgctactttcattgcgaacagcacagccattcaagagcttttcaagcggatctccgagcagtttacag ctatgttccgccgcaaggcctttctgcactggtacaccggagagggcatggacgagttggagttcaccgaggcagagtccaacttgaacgaactggtgtcagaataccaacagtaccaggaggccacTGTTGAGGATGAGGGGGAATTCGAGGAGACCGAGGCAGAGGCCTAG